One stretch of Arachis hypogaea cultivar Tifrunner chromosome 20, arahy.Tifrunner.gnm2.J5K5, whole genome shotgun sequence DNA includes these proteins:
- the LOC112785249 gene encoding uncharacterized protein, with the protein MVSKAKKTTIKSLKDLRGSRRSWRKKSPLRKAVTASTAILASIHRRISRLLTKLTPNHKIKDNNKNVPYKLLKKTKTAPAPNDLDFQVSEDPFASVRKTLSFQDVDSTKICHLPPQPSHRRRKTVFLDLDETLVHSKPSPAPEHYDFVVRPVIDGAEIEFYVLKRPGLEEFLSALAAKFEVVIFTAALREYAELVLDRLDKDNRYVSHRLYRDSCRPVDGRLVKDLSETGRELDRVVIVDDNPNSFSKQPENAIMIKPFIDNLWDTELWKLRKFFDACDCFDDTREAISHYYPIKLQHH; encoded by the coding sequence ATGGTTTCAAAGGCAAAGAAAACAACAATTAAATCGCTAAAGGACCTCCGCGGAAGCCGCCGTAGCTGGCGGAAGAAATCGCCGTTGAGAAAAGCGGTCACCGCCTCCACAGCCATCCTCGCCTCCATCCACCGCCGCATTTCCAGGCTACTCACCAAACTCACCCCAAACCACAAGATCAAAGACAACAACAAGAACGTTCCGTACAAACTCCTCAAGAAGACCAAAACAGCACCGGCGCCCAACGATTTGGACTTCCAAGTTTCCGAGGATCCCTTCGCATCCGTTCGTAAAACCTTATCCTTCCAAGACGTCGATAGCACCAAGATTTGCCACCTTCCGCCGCAGCCGTCCCACCGGAGAAGGAAGACGGTGTTCCTCGACCTGGACGAGACTCTGGTCCACTCCAAGCCCTCGCCGGCGCCGGAGCATTACGACTTCGTCGTGAGGCCGGTGATCGACGGCGCAGAGATTGAGTTCTACGTCCTTAAGCGTCCCGGCTTGGAGGAGTTTCTGTCGGCGCTGGCGGCGAAGTTCGAGGTGGTGATTTTCACGGCGGCGCTGCGGGAGTACGCGGAGCTGGTGCTTGACAGGCTTGATAAGGACAACCGGTACGTGTCGCACAGGCTTTACCGGGACTCGTGCCGGCCGGTAGACGGGAGGTTGGTGAAGGATCTGTCGGAAACGGGTCGGGAGTTGGATCGGGTTGTGATAGTAGACGATAACCCGAACTCATTCTCGAAACAACCCGAAAATGCGATCATGATAAAGCCTTTTATTGATAATCTTTGGGACACTGAGCTTTGGAAGCTTAGAAAGTTCTTTGATGCTTGCGATTGCTTTGATGATACGAGAGAGGCTATCAGTCACTACTATCCCATCAAATTGCAGCATCATTAG
- the LOC112782915 gene encoding uncharacterized protein — translation MEGNDLDSKNQVEDVETLSKRVSGFSVSDQISNSNSFKDDEVDGNRTNHVNKEYYDSFSPSGIEGDSMNSSRLYPKLYEKTLEKSKDENEPSSGNFQKRGKFFYYDTPLCEDTGVWIPVSVPPMLEDEHKEWAKGFHSNGGYFPDDDMGWNQCLGEERELTMWDVLAEMLLAARGKVNSLASGDLQTCSFSWISNNVLEQCWREMAQTLTEANFGNVKELLEAEPPKWLADSAAASCMLCGVRFHPIMCTRHHCRFCGGIFCGECSKGRSLLPSKFRVSDPQRVCDVCCVRLESVQPYLMDHVSNAAQLPTHDLTDLSTLRSWVNFPWARSMEYEIYKATNTIKAYNQIGSLKPEKSIPEFILRQAKGLAIITVVKVGMMVTYNIGTGLVLALREDGSWSPPSAISTFGVGWGAQAGGELTDFIIVLRTTEAVKTFSGNAHVSLGAGLSAAFGIVGRSAEADVRAGDGGYAACYTYSCSKGAFVGCSLESSIVSTRAQENSRFYGSQSITATDILLGSLPRPPAAAILYRALADLYSKIND, via the exons ATGGAGGGCAACGATTTGGATTCTAAGAATCAGGTTGAGGATGTAGAAACTTTATCTAAAAGGGTGTCGGGTTTTTCAGTTAGTGACCAGATATCCAATTCCAATTCTTTTAAG GATGATGAGGTGGATGGTAATAGGACAAATCATGTTAACAAAGAGTATTACGACTCTTTTTCCCCATCTGGCATTGAAGGTGATAGCATGAATTCATCCAGATTATATCCTAAATTATATGAGAAAACTTTGGAGAAAAGTAAAGACGAAAATGAACCTTCATCGGGTAATTTTCAGAAACGTGGAAAGTTCTTCTATTATGACACTCCACTGTGCGAAGATACTGGTGTTTGGATCCCGGTTTCCGTTCCTCCTATGTTGGAAGATGAGCACAAAGAGTGGGCCAAGGGTTTTCACTCAAATGGTGGCTACTTTCCTGATGATGACATGGGATGGAATCAATGCCTTGGAGAAGAAAGAGAATTGACTATGTGGGATGTTCTAGCAGAAATGTTACTTGCAGCTAGGGGAAAAGTGAATTCTTTAGCATCAGGAGATCTTCAGACATGTAGCTTTTCGTGGATATCCAACAATGTACTTGAACAATGTTGGAGAGAGATGGCACAAACTCTTACAGAGGCCAACTTTGGTAACGTGAAGGAATTACTTGAAGCAGAGCCCCCAAAGTGGTTGGCAGATAGTGCTGCTGCTTCTTGTATGTTGTGTGGCGTGAGGTTCCATCCCATCATGTGCACCCGACATCACTGCCGGTTTTGTGGAGGAATATTTTGTGGTGAATGTTCCAAAGGACGGAGCTTGTTGCCATCAAAGTTCCGAGTTTCTGACCCCCAAAGAGTCTGTGATGTTTGCTGTGTTCGACTCGAGTCTGTACAGCCTTATTTGATGGATCATGTAAGTAATGCTGCTCAGTTACCAACCCATGACTTGACAGACCTCAGCACTTTACGATCATGGGTTAACTTTCCTTGGGCACGGTCCATGGAGTATGAAATTTACAAAGCAACGAACACTATCAAAGCTTACAATCAG ATAGGTTCTTTGAAGCCTGAGAAATCAATCCCAGAGTTCATTCTAAGGCAAGCAAAAGGCCTTGCAATTATCACTGTGGTCAAAGTAGGAATGATGGTTACATATAATATTGGAACAGGACTTGTGCTTGCGCTTAGGGAAGATGGTTCATGGTCCCCACCATCTGCTATTTCCACATTTGGTGTGGGTTGGGGAGCTCAG GCTGGAGGAGAGTTAACCGACTTCATTATTGTTCTGAGAACAACGGAAGCTGTCAAGACATTTAGTGGTAATGCGCATGTTTCTCTTGGAGCTGGTTTGAGTGCTGCATTTGGCATTGTTGGAAGGTCAGCTGAAGCTGATGTTCGCGCTGGTGATGGTGGCTATGCGGCTTGTTATACCTACAGCTGCAGTAAAG GCGCATTTGTTGGATGTTCACTTGAAAGCAGTATTGTGAGTACCCGTGCACAAGAAAATTCGCGATTCTATGGCAGCCAGTCCATAACTGCAACAGATATATTACTTGGCTCGTTGCCTAGACCACCTGCTGCTGCTATTCTCTACCGTGCTCTTGCAGATTTGTATTCGAAAATTAATGATTAA